In Neodiprion pinetum isolate iyNeoPine1 chromosome 6, iyNeoPine1.2, whole genome shotgun sequence, one genomic interval encodes:
- the LOC124222472 gene encoding micronuclear linker histone polyprotein isoform X4, producing the protein MQELRQDYQSKNYQAQDTYSSSAGGAIARSGKTEDDKSKSLSRTYHTIKDMISSRFGPSRKETELEPEASLNNVAEDLRKSSRSINDQDVETKKKEAIYGKPSRAAQDPAVSMQQQYPKNAYGQYGHAYGYQAGQSIGQNVQSIQNVSLPGQLQPAAPIQPSLPGQSAQLHVSHHIPGGGVQTVHQTQIGGFTQPQSGPSQAQGMAREFQIPGTSGMHHGQMQSQPNVNSSKHGQGVIQLQSPSQPYQSPQQLVHQNQLLQSPAAHFAQQHAQNMHQRQLIQQMHQQQIASQQNSNSTPLRSGQQPQFQSPYQQQQYQVRQPISRSQIDLPSTSRQVSDNRTTTNQDMYYHYQGRPRYGVPQVYIKSENSNQDAEFQRRSSARRIEKAASQPQLSFEDERSAGEMPRNSSVDIMDKEKYEITVEERQNQGQGEFGRSGSQRKDEYNRPETSFGVRREEMRNSVRETDYGEVKETKEGSMMPKRVEELQKRSEIDDYGPNSRKKINESEASKNTQQTKRVSGDAYHMTETLKRLEDATRKSDVEQYSAQELTAKSDGRKDEQLEQGMNRLKIHNQGSGSDYDKAGQSSSNVDSGRGSAVYSSGRRPPPEDQILIQGQDSEWVDIVESELRSILEPRDVPAMAHSTLSESVSSVTPPLPPLSPHGSPRTPRNRYTASLPYGSKPNYSEYSKSSEKRNFASGSKHRGVSTSKKDAAKKFSHLFGIEAADLTSTTTGLDLESMLDRSDSDLSTNDARTIRKQLEGLENMYSEVLKLLGGSVKKRRKARGLASYGSVSSLPSSSVSSRPVTRHHDKRRSHIVDDRMKKAKDVKSINKRFQRLESHVVTLARSVAHLSSEMRTQHLMIQEMENIRGEISALRTQTSMAMVRSQSQPLIKDSDLPALSNPSRVKKLTKFFGAEPPLIRLFLRELGYEKYANAFEKEKVGMVELPYLSEERLQKMGVPLGPRLRILQEARISVCKDPVYVV; encoded by the exons ATGCAAGAGCTGAGACAGGACTACCAATCGAAAAATTACCAAGCCCAGGACACTTATTC GTCATCGGCCGGCGGTGCAATAGCCAGGTCGGGAAAAACGGAGGACGACAAGTCAAAGTCCTTGTCGAGGACCTACCACACGATAAAGGACATGATCTCAAGCCGCTTCGGGCCTAGCAGAAAGGAGACGGAACTCGAGCCAGAAGCAAGTCTGAACAACGTTGCCGAGGATCTTCGCAAGTCAAGTAGAAGCATAAACGACCAGGACGTggagacgaagaagaaagaagcGATATACGGAAAGCCGAGCCGGGCGGCTCAGGATCCGGCGGTGAGCATGCAGCAACAGTACCCGAAAAATGCTTACGGCCAGTACGGCCACGCGTACGGCTACCAGGCAGGGCAGAGCATCGGCCAGAACGTGCAGAGCATCCAGAACGTCTCGCTGCCCGGTCAATTGCAGCCCGCCGCCCCGATCCAGCCCAGTCTGCCGGGTCAAAGCGCTCAGTTGCACGTGAGTCACCATATACCAGGCGGCGGAGTCCAGACCGTCCATCAGACGCAGATCGGCGGTTTCACGCAACCCCAAAGTGGGCCCTCTCAGGCCCAAGGAATGGCGCGAGAGTTCCAGATACCCGGGACCAGCGGTATGCACCATGGCCAGATGCAGTCGCAGCCCAATGTCAATTCCTCGAAGCACGGCCAGGGCGTGATACAGCTCCAGTCGCCGAGCCAGCCGTACCAGAGCCCGCAACAGTTGGTCCACCAGAACCAACTGCTCCAAAGTCCCGCTGCACACTTCGCGCAACAGCACGCACAGAATATGCATCAGCGGCAGCTCATCCAGCAGATGCATCAGCAACAGATAGCCAGTCAGCAGAACAGCAATTCGACCCCGCTGCGGAGTGGCCAGCAGCCCCAATTCCAAAGCCCctatcagcagcagcagtaccAGGTCAGGCAACCCATTTCCAGGTCGCAGATCGATCTGCCAAGCACCTCGAGACAGGTCTCGGACAATAGGACCACCACCAATCAGGACATGTACTATCACTATCAGGGCAGGCCTCGGTACGGGGTTCCTCAGGTGTACATAAAGTCGGAGAACAGTAACCAGGACGCCGAGTTTCAGAGAAGAAGTTCGGCCAGGCGGATCGAGAAGGCGGCTTCGCAGCCGCAGTTGAGTTTCGAGGACGAGCGTAGCGCTGGTGAGATGCCGAGGAATTCGAGCGTGGACATCATGGATAAGGAGAAGTACGAGATCACCGTCGAGGAGCGGCAGAATCAAGGTCAGGGGGAGTTCGGCAGGAGTGGATCGCAGCGAAAGGACGAGTATAACAGGCCCGAGACGAGTTTCGGCGTGCGAAGAGAGGAGATGCGAAATTCCGTTCGAGAGACGGACTACGGGGAGGTCAAGGAGACCAAGGAAGGTTCCATGATGCCCAAGAGGGTGGAGGAGCTTCAGAAACGTTCGGAAATTGATGATTACGGTCCGAATTCGAGGAAGAAAATTAACGAGAGTGAGGCATCGAAGAATACTCAACAGACGAAGCGAGTTTCCGGCGACGCTTACCACATGACCGAGACTCTGAAACGCCTCGAAGACGCCACGCGGAAATCGGACGTCGAGCAGTATTCGGCTCAGGAGTTGACCGCCAAGTCTGACGGAAGAAAGGACGAGCAACTCGAGCAGGGAATGAACCGACTCAAGATCCATAACCAAGGATCAGGATCGGATTACGACAAGGCTGGTCAAAGTTCGTCGAACGTTGATTCCGGGAGAGGATCGGCCGTGTATTCCAGCGGGAGGCGACCACCGCCGGAAGATCAGATCCTCATCCAAG GGCAAGACTCCGAGTGGGTCGACATCGTGGAATCGGAACTAAGGAGCATCTTGGAACCAAGGGACGTCCCGGCGATGGCGCATTCGACCCTTTCGGAGAGCGTATCGTCCGTTACACCTCCGTTACCACCCCTGTCACCTCATGGGAGCCCACGGACACCCAGAAATCGATACACCGCCAG TTTGCCTTACGGATCGAAACCGAATTACAGCGAGTACTCGAAGAGCAGTGAGAAAAGGAACTTCGCCAGCGGTTCGAAGCATCGCGGTGTGTCGACGTCGAAGAAGGATGCcgcaaaaaaattctcccatC TTTTCGGAATAGAAGCTGCTGATCTGACCTCGACCACAACTGGCCTCGACCTCGAGTCCATGCTGGACCGGAGTGATTCTGACCTGAGTACAAACGACGCGAGGACCATCAGAAAGCAGCTGGAAGGGCTTGAGAACATGTACAGTGAG GTTTTGAAGCTGCTCGGTGGGAGCGtgaagaaaaggagaaaagcACGCGGACTAGCCAGCTATGGATCAGTATCGTCCTTGCCATCTTCGTCGGTCTCCTCGAGGCCGGTAACGAGACATCACGACAAACGACGCTCACACATCGTCGACGATAGGATGAAAAAAGCCAAAGACGTCAAG AGCATCAACAAGAGATTTCAGAGGCTGGAGTCGCACGTCGTGACGTTGGCACGATCTGTAGCTCATCTTAGCTCGGAAATGAGGACTCAACACTTAATGATTCAG GAGATGGAAAATATACGGGGCGAAATATCGGCACTGAGGACACAGACTAGCATGGCCATGGTGAGGTCTCAGTCCCAGCCTCTGATAAAGGACTCGGACCTCCCCGCGCTTTCGAATCCATCGCGGGTTAAGAAGCTGACTAAGTTCTTCGGGGCCGAACCACCGCTGATAAGACTGTTTCTCAGAGAGCTCGGATACGAG AAATACGCGAATGCCTTCGAGAAAGAGAAGGTTGGCATGGTGGAGCTACCCTACTTGAGTGAGGAGCGATTACAGAAAATGGGTGTGCCTCTCGGCCCGCGGCTGAGGATTCTGCAAGAGGCTAGAATATCAGTTTGCAAAGACCCCGTGTACGTGGTTTGA